The Bacteroidota bacterium genome includes a region encoding these proteins:
- a CDS encoding glycosyltransferase family 39 protein, with protein MRFKFLQNKDNYIWLILVLALSLRLGAFFSFQPWDPVTQNEVVLRFDAAQYHSLAVSLTEGDYRGNAFWAPGFPFFASLVYQIFGPKPWAVLLLNCFIGLISVFLLERMGTKFLGRRVGLLAALLMAIEPHQIMYSQMFYTENLFIPILLASAFSLLLYVEKVKISDLILSAFFLALCVYIRPAANYIVVVWAGFLLFHFGKKWKEGVRAAAVLLGVLLLVLSPWLIRNYMLYGYFGHTTNGGFNVAYIFASSIYENQYGMTKDSSLAILQDRVQKSGKDLSNPFILDQVETEVGWQVIKSHPKEYLINHFFGSTNIYFSLSTNLLAEILHIKDQLLVQPKGSPAYNHIDEFLERKATPLVVAGAFILLSMAMTYLFVLRGILVMYKDGQKEILFFLLLTILYFTLIIGPLGGSVRFKVPITPFYLIIAAVGMIKSFPRISLWSKRMKA; from the coding sequence ATGCGTTTCAAATTCCTTCAAAATAAAGATAATTACATCTGGTTGATACTTGTATTGGCTCTCTCCCTTAGGTTGGGGGCGTTTTTCTCGTTTCAGCCTTGGGACCCTGTTACGCAGAATGAAGTTGTCCTAAGGTTTGATGCCGCCCAGTATCACTCATTAGCAGTAAGTCTGACGGAAGGAGATTATCGAGGAAATGCTTTTTGGGCTCCCGGTTTTCCATTCTTTGCCTCACTTGTCTACCAAATTTTTGGGCCAAAACCCTGGGCTGTTTTACTGTTAAATTGTTTTATTGGTTTAATATCAGTCTTTCTACTTGAGAGAATGGGGACAAAGTTCTTAGGAAGGAGGGTCGGCCTTCTCGCGGCTCTATTGATGGCGATAGAACCCCATCAAATTATGTATTCCCAGATGTTTTATACGGAGAATTTGTTTATTCCTATTTTATTGGCTTCTGCATTTAGCTTATTGCTGTATGTTGAAAAAGTAAAAATCAGCGATTTGATTTTGTCGGCGTTTTTTTTAGCGTTATGCGTTTATATCAGACCTGCTGCAAATTATATTGTTGTAGTTTGGGCGGGTTTCTTACTATTTCATTTTGGCAAAAAGTGGAAGGAGGGAGTTCGCGCTGCGGCTGTATTACTCGGAGTTCTCCTCCTTGTTCTCTCACCATGGTTGATAAGAAATTATATGCTCTACGGTTACTTTGGTCATACAACGAACGGAGGATTCAATGTCGCATATATATTCGCCAGTTCGATCTATGAAAATCAGTACGGAATGACGAAGGATTCAAGTCTCGCGATTCTTCAGGACAGAGTTCAAAAATCAGGAAAAGACCTAAGCAATCCATTTATTTTAGATCAGGTCGAAACAGAAGTAGGTTGGCAAGTTATAAAATCGCATCCGAAGGAGTACCTTATTAATCACTTTTTTGGGAGTACAAATATTTATTTCTCACTCTCAACCAATCTTCTTGCAGAAATATTGCATATCAAGGATCAGCTTCTCGTTCAGCCGAAAGGAAGCCCCGCTTACAATCATATAGATGAATTTCTTGAGAGAAAGGCAACTCCTTTGGTGGTTGCGGGTGCCTTTATTTTGTTATCTATGGCTATGACATATTTGTTTGTTCTTCGCGGAATCCTGGTAATGTACAAAGATGGACAGAAGGAGATTCTTTTCTTTTTACTCCTGACAATTCTTTATTTTACTTTAATCATAGGACCTTTAGGTGGAAGTGTCAGGTTCAAGGTACCAATTACTCCATTCTACCTGATTATTGCTGCAGTCGGAATGATTAAGTCTTTCCCCCGGATTTCACTTTGGTCCAAAAGGATGAAAGCCTAA